One genomic region from Bacillus rossius redtenbacheri isolate Brsri chromosome 6, Brsri_v3, whole genome shotgun sequence encodes:
- the LOC134532781 gene encoding uncharacterized protein LOC134532781, whose amino-acid sequence MSANCRKGEGGLARRAARFQDAPCSAPPCTAYHVARFPGAVAPSRHPFNSSRPRSTVAARSSTPGPGTYHPDARRTTQTQFEHSFGGRKVLRPVVETRCLLGRKAKCAQCGCEPTGDYWEHRGGTALCRPCMAGKQAAASDRREALALSQYKKVRSCWMVHRHEGTVAAIVLMDPRSLRRLQEKEAYFQQYFA is encoded by the exons ATGAGT GCCAACTGCAGGAAGGGAGAGGGCGGACTGGCCAGGAGGGCCGCGAGGTTCCAGGACGCCCCGTGCTCCGCCCCGCCATGCACGGCCTACCACGTGGCCCGGTTCCCCGGCGCGGTCGCCCCCAGCCGGCACCCTTTCAACTCCTCGCGGCCGCGCAGCACCGTGGCGGCGCGGAGCAGCACCCCCGG GCCCGGGACGTACCACCCCGACGCGAGGAGGACCACTCAGACGCAGTTTGAGCACAGCTTCGGCGGACGCAAGGTGCTGCGGCCGGTGGTGGAGACACGCTGCCTGCTGGGGAGGAAGGCCAAGTGCGCGCAGTGCGGCTGCGAGCCCACGGGGGACTACTGGGAGCACCGCGGCGGCACGGCTCTGTGCCGGCCCTGCATGGCCGGCAAGCAGGCGGCGGCCAGCGACCGGAGGGAAGCCCTCGCGCTCAGCCAGTACAAG aAAGTACGCAGCTGCTGGATGGTGCACCGCCATGAAGGCACGGTGGCCGCCATCGTGCTGATGGACCCTCGCAGCTTGCGCAGATTGCAGGAGAAGGAAGCGTACTTCCAGCAGTACTTCGCGTGA